In Cystobacter fuscus DSM 2262, one DNA window encodes the following:
- the queC gene encoding 7-cyano-7-deazaguanine synthase QueC, whose product MRASKKKAVVLLSGGLDSTTCLAMAKAAGFEPVCLAVAYGQRHAVELERARGVAQALGVTDFRVVTVDLRQVGGSALTADIDVPKDRPEEEMSHGIPVTYVPARNALFLSLALGLAESVDASDLYIGVNAVDYSGYPDCRPEFIRAFEAMAVLATKAGVEGTRFRVHAPLSGMTKADIIREGVRLGVDYGMTHSCYDPDEQGRACGRCDSCSLRRRGFELAGVPDPTRYTTGA is encoded by the coding sequence ATGCGGGCCAGTAAGAAGAAGGCGGTGGTGTTGCTGTCGGGCGGGCTGGACTCGACGACCTGTCTGGCCATGGCGAAGGCGGCGGGCTTCGAGCCGGTGTGCCTCGCGGTGGCGTATGGACAGCGGCACGCGGTGGAGCTCGAGCGGGCGCGCGGGGTGGCCCAGGCGCTGGGCGTCACGGACTTCCGGGTGGTGACGGTGGACCTGCGGCAGGTGGGCGGCTCGGCGCTGACCGCGGACATCGACGTGCCCAAGGATCGGCCCGAGGAGGAGATGTCCCACGGCATCCCCGTCACCTACGTGCCGGCGCGCAACGCGCTCTTCCTCTCGCTGGCGCTGGGGCTGGCCGAGTCGGTGGACGCGAGCGACCTCTACATCGGGGTGAACGCGGTGGACTACAGCGGCTACCCCGACTGCCGGCCCGAGTTCATCCGCGCCTTCGAGGCCATGGCGGTGCTGGCGACGAAGGCGGGCGTGGAGGGCACGCGCTTCCGGGTGCACGCGCCGCTGTCGGGGATGACCAAGGCGGACATCATCCGCGAGGGCGTTCGGCTGGGCGTGGACTACGGGATGACGCACTCCTGCTACGACCCGGACGAGCAGGGCCGGGCGTGCGGGCGGTGTGACAGCTGCTCGCTGCGGCGCCGGGGCTTCGAGCTGGCGGGAGTGCCGGACCCCACGCGCTACACGACGGGAGCCTGA
- the ddpX gene encoding D-alanyl-D-alanine dipeptidase: MGGLANGVLGLWLAAAGSPVVDATEVVEDLVVDMRYATPDNFLKQKVYPDGARCLLLPQTAERLKKAADTLRAQGYRLKVYDCYRPIAVQWQMWKIMPKPGYVANPKKGGNHNRGAAVDLTLVTADGAEVEMPTPFDSFERAAHHGYQGGTKASREHREILRAAMEGAGFKRNAMEWWHYDLPGATKLPVLDVPFSAK; the protein is encoded by the coding sequence ATGGGTGGACTCGCGAACGGGGTGCTGGGGCTGTGGCTCGCCGCGGCGGGCTCGCCGGTGGTGGACGCCACCGAGGTGGTGGAGGACCTGGTGGTGGACATGCGCTACGCCACCCCGGACAACTTCCTGAAGCAGAAGGTGTACCCGGACGGCGCCCGGTGTCTGTTGTTGCCCCAGACCGCCGAGCGCTTGAAGAAGGCGGCGGACACGCTGCGCGCCCAGGGCTACCGGCTGAAGGTCTACGACTGCTACCGGCCCATCGCGGTGCAATGGCAGATGTGGAAGATCATGCCCAAGCCGGGCTACGTGGCCAACCCCAAGAAGGGGGGCAATCACAACCGGGGCGCGGCGGTGGACCTGACGCTGGTGACGGCGGACGGGGCCGAGGTGGAGATGCCCACGCCCTTCGACTCCTTCGAGCGCGCGGCGCACCACGGCTACCAAGGGGGCACGAAGGCCTCGCGCGAGCACCGGGAAATCCTCCGCGCGGCCATGGAGGGCGCGGGCTTCAAGCGCAACGCCATGGAGTGGTGGCACTACGACCTGCCGGGCGCCACGAAGCTGCCGGTGCTGGATGTTCCCTTTTCCGCGAAGTAA
- a CDS encoding alpha-amylase family protein has product MIDDLWYKNAIIYCLDVKTFMDSNGDGVGDFEGLTRRLGYLAGMGINALWLLPFNTSPMRDNGYDISDFYGIQPSLGSLGDFVDFTHEAKKHGIRVLMDLVVNHTSDQHPWFKSAVSDPRSRYRDWYLWSKTKPAGADEGMVFPGVQKTTWTRHPKAREYYFHRFYEFQPDLNTSHPDVQEEIRRIAGFWLELGVSGFRMDAVPFVIQRDGARASHDLHYQMLHDLRTFLQWRAGDAILLAEANVVPKRNVDYFGDEGDRMHMMFNFLVNQNAFLALASADTRPLVKALESTRITTETSQWAHFMRNNDELDLGRLTEPQRQLVFEEFGPEPRMQVYERGLRRRLAPMFSGDRRRQELAYSLMFTLPGTPVLRYGDEIGMGEDLSLKERAAVRTPMQWSTERNAGFSSARKTFLPVISEGPFGYPRVNVADQRRDPNSLLNWTERIIRARKECPEIGWGTWRVLKTGSPQVLALRYDWRNNAVVFLHNFDAKSRTVTFGAGSEDGKLLANLLSGDSSQSDGRGQHRVELEGYGYRWFRVGGLDYIQRRTK; this is encoded by the coding sequence ATGATCGACGACCTCTGGTACAAGAACGCCATCATCTACTGCCTGGACGTCAAGACGTTCATGGACTCCAACGGCGATGGCGTGGGGGACTTCGAGGGCCTCACCCGCCGCCTCGGCTACCTGGCCGGCATGGGCATCAACGCCCTCTGGCTGTTGCCCTTCAACACCTCCCCCATGCGGGACAACGGCTATGACATCTCCGACTTCTACGGCATCCAGCCCAGCCTGGGGTCGCTCGGGGATTTCGTCGACTTCACCCACGAGGCGAAGAAGCACGGCATCCGCGTCCTCATGGACCTGGTGGTGAACCACACGTCGGACCAACACCCCTGGTTCAAGTCCGCGGTGAGCGATCCCCGCTCCCGCTACCGCGACTGGTATCTCTGGTCGAAGACGAAGCCCGCGGGCGCCGACGAGGGCATGGTCTTTCCCGGCGTGCAGAAGACCACCTGGACGCGCCACCCCAAGGCCCGCGAGTACTACTTCCACCGCTTCTACGAGTTCCAGCCGGACCTCAACACCTCCCATCCCGACGTGCAGGAGGAGATCCGCCGCATCGCCGGCTTCTGGTTGGAGCTGGGCGTGTCGGGCTTCCGGATGGATGCCGTCCCCTTCGTCATCCAGCGCGATGGCGCCAGGGCCTCGCATGACCTGCACTACCAGATGCTGCACGACCTGAGGACGTTCCTGCAGTGGCGCGCGGGGGACGCCATCCTCCTCGCCGAGGCCAACGTGGTGCCGAAACGCAACGTCGACTACTTCGGCGACGAAGGTGACCGGATGCACATGATGTTCAACTTCCTGGTCAACCAGAACGCGTTCCTCGCCCTGGCCAGCGCCGACACGCGCCCCCTCGTCAAGGCGCTCGAGAGCACCCGCATCACCACGGAGACCTCGCAGTGGGCGCACTTCATGCGCAACAACGATGAGCTGGACCTCGGCCGGCTCACCGAGCCCCAGCGCCAGCTCGTCTTCGAGGAGTTCGGCCCCGAGCCGCGCATGCAGGTGTACGAGCGCGGCCTGCGGCGCCGGCTCGCGCCCATGTTCTCCGGGGACCGCAGGCGCCAGGAACTGGCCTACAGCCTCATGTTCACCCTGCCGGGTACGCCCGTGCTGCGCTACGGCGACGAGATCGGCATGGGCGAGGACTTGTCGCTCAAGGAGCGCGCCGCCGTGCGCACGCCCATGCAGTGGTCCACCGAGCGCAACGCGGGCTTCTCCTCCGCGAGGAAGACCTTCCTGCCCGTCATCTCCGAGGGCCCCTTCGGCTACCCGCGGGTGAACGTCGCCGACCAGCGCCGGGATCCCAACTCCCTGCTCAACTGGACCGAGCGCATCATCCGCGCGCGCAAGGAGTGCCCCGAGATCGGCTGGGGCACGTGGCGCGTGCTCAAGACGGGCTCGCCCCAGGTGCTCGCGCTGCGCTACGACTGGCGCAACAACGCCGTGGTGTTCCTCCACAACTTCGATGCGAAGAGCCGCACGGTCACCTTCGGAGCGGGGAGCGAGGACGGCAAGCTGCTCGCCAACCTCCTCTCCGGCGACTCCTCCCAGTCCGACGGGCGGGGTCAGCACCGCGTGGAGCTCGAGGGCTACGGCTACCGGTGGTTCCGCGTGGGAGGACTCGACTACATCCAGCGGCGCACGAAGTAG
- a CDS encoding SH3 domain-containing protein — MGTTPNDGEAEGRVGIINWDGSSAVRLRATRSTAEQNILQTLPFNTHVQVIRRYANGWSYISTPDGLHRLRIPLDPPP; from the coding sequence ATGGGGACGACACCAAACGACGGCGAGGCGGAAGGCCGCGTGGGAATCATCAACTGGGATGGCTCGTCCGCGGTACGGCTGCGCGCCACACGAAGCACCGCCGAGCAGAACATCCTCCAGACGCTGCCCTTCAACACGCACGTCCAGGTCATCAGGCGCTATGCCAACGGGTGGTCCTACATCTCCACCCCAGATGGGCTTCATCGCCTCCGGATACCTTTGGACCCACCTCCCTGA
- a CDS encoding TetR/AcrR family transcriptional regulator C-terminal domain-containing protein encodes MATRLDRARVVETALRVLNEVGLEGLTLRKIAGELNVQAPALYWHFKNKQELLDEMATTMLREQLGKAKPAQPQRGWEENLAEMARGMRRMMLGYRDGAKVFSGTRLTDGTIYETMDALLRGLVDAGSSVRDAVCGFSTVYNYTVGFTIEEQAVQPMPGERDPGYDVEQRAERIDGERLPLARAAGEELFTGFDDRFERGLKLILRGIEAGLSASS; translated from the coding sequence GTGGCGACGCGACTGGACCGAGCACGGGTGGTGGAGACGGCGCTGCGGGTGCTCAACGAGGTGGGGCTGGAGGGGCTGACGCTGCGGAAGATCGCGGGCGAGCTGAACGTGCAGGCCCCGGCGCTCTACTGGCACTTCAAGAACAAGCAGGAGCTGCTCGACGAGATGGCCACCACGATGCTGCGCGAGCAGCTCGGAAAGGCGAAGCCCGCGCAGCCCCAGCGCGGCTGGGAGGAGAACCTGGCGGAGATGGCCCGGGGCATGCGGCGGATGATGCTGGGCTATCGGGACGGGGCGAAGGTGTTCAGCGGCACGCGGCTCACCGACGGCACCATCTACGAGACCATGGACGCCTTGCTGCGCGGGCTGGTGGATGCCGGCAGCTCGGTGCGCGACGCGGTGTGCGGCTTCTCCACGGTCTACAACTACACGGTGGGCTTCACCATCGAGGAGCAGGCGGTGCAGCCGATGCCGGGCGAGCGCGACCCGGGCTACGACGTGGAGCAGCGGGCCGAGCGCATCGACGGTGAGCGGCTCCCGCTCGCCCGGGCGGCGGGCGAGGAGCTGTTCACGGGGTTCGACGATCGCTTCGAGCGGGGCCTGAAGCTCATCCTCCGGGGAATCGAGGCGGGCCTGTCGGCCTCCTCCTAG
- a CDS encoding FAD-dependent oxidoreductase translates to MAHQGTVQVLIVGAGPTGLTLACDLLRRGVACRVIDKVATPFAGSRGKGVQPRSLEVLEDLGVLDGVKALGAAPYPPLHAYKGSQVVWKGLMHEHREPSPDVPHPLPLMLPQYLMEEALRARLAALGGRVEFATELSAFEQDGEGVTATLVSPEGAPERVRALYLVGADGGRSLVRKRLGVPFEGETREEDRMLIADLHVDGLDRESWHMWSELETRTLKVGLCPLAGTDVFQLMAPLAPGEVPEQSEEGVQRLFNARSGRSDLRLHGVRWLSVFRTNIRLAERYRVGRVLLAGDAAHVHPPDGGQGLNTGVQDAHNLGWKLGEVLAGAPEALLDTYEEERLPVAAQVLGLSTRLHQRGVRSDANAPQRDAETQQLGLHYREGPLSRDERSVRGRVEAGDRAPDAPCHDATGNPIRLFDVFRGPHFTLLAFGSLPGDTVAGLEARYGSKVRVRAVVPPGGGSGRHVLVDTHGHARRGYDLEGPALVLVRPDGYLGLVTPGLGTERVDDYLAGVLAPSLRRGAVASG, encoded by the coding sequence ATGGCGCATCAAGGAACGGTTCAGGTTCTCATCGTGGGTGCGGGGCCCACCGGGCTCACGCTGGCGTGTGATCTGCTGAGGCGGGGCGTGGCCTGCCGGGTCATCGACAAGGTGGCCACCCCCTTCGCGGGCTCGCGGGGCAAGGGGGTGCAGCCACGCAGCCTGGAGGTGCTCGAGGACCTGGGCGTGCTCGATGGGGTGAAGGCCCTGGGCGCGGCGCCCTATCCGCCGCTGCACGCCTACAAGGGCAGCCAGGTCGTGTGGAAGGGCCTCATGCACGAGCACCGGGAGCCCTCGCCCGACGTGCCCCATCCCCTCCCGTTGATGCTCCCGCAGTACCTGATGGAGGAGGCGCTGCGGGCGCGGCTCGCCGCGCTGGGCGGGCGGGTGGAGTTCGCCACCGAGTTGAGCGCGTTCGAGCAGGACGGCGAGGGGGTGACGGCCACGCTCGTCTCCCCGGAGGGCGCACCCGAGCGGGTCCGGGCGCTCTACCTGGTGGGCGCCGATGGGGGGCGCAGCCTCGTGCGCAAGCGGCTCGGGGTGCCCTTCGAGGGAGAGACGCGCGAGGAGGACCGGATGTTGATCGCCGACCTCCATGTCGACGGGCTGGATCGCGAGTCCTGGCACATGTGGTCGGAGCTGGAGACGCGCACGCTCAAGGTGGGCCTGTGCCCGCTGGCCGGCACGGACGTCTTCCAGCTCATGGCCCCGCTGGCTCCCGGCGAGGTGCCGGAGCAGTCGGAGGAGGGAGTCCAGCGGCTGTTCAACGCGAGGTCCGGCCGCTCGGACCTGCGGCTGCACGGGGTGCGCTGGCTGTCGGTGTTCCGGACCAACATCCGGCTGGCGGAGCGCTACCGGGTGGGCCGGGTGCTGCTGGCCGGTGACGCCGCGCACGTGCACCCGCCGGACGGTGGGCAGGGCCTGAATACCGGCGTCCAGGACGCCCACAACCTGGGCTGGAAGCTGGGCGAGGTGCTCGCGGGCGCCCCGGAGGCCCTGTTGGACACCTATGAGGAGGAGCGGCTGCCCGTCGCCGCCCAGGTGCTCGGCCTCAGCACGCGGTTGCATCAGCGCGGAGTCCGGAGCGATGCGAACGCCCCCCAGCGCGACGCCGAGACGCAGCAGCTCGGGCTGCACTACCGGGAAGGTCCCCTCTCCCGGGACGAGCGCTCCGTGAGGGGACGCGTCGAGGCGGGAGACCGCGCCCCGGACGCGCCCTGCCACGATGCCACCGGCAATCCCATCCGCTTGTTCGACGTGTTCCGCGGACCGCACTTCACGCTGCTGGCCTTTGGCTCCCTCCCCGGAGACACCGTCGCCGGGCTCGAGGCGCGGTATGGCTCGAAGGTGCGCGTGCGCGCCGTGGTGCCACCGGGAGGAGGCTCGGGGAGGCACGTCCTCGTCGACACCCACGGCCATGCGCGCCGGGGGTATGACCTCGAGGGCCCCGCGCTCGTGCTGGTGCGCCCGGATGGCTACCTCGGACTCGTCACGCCGGGCCTTGGCACGGAGCGCGTGGATGACTACCTCGCCGGGGTGCTTGCTCCCTCGCTCCGCCGGGGAGCCGTGGCCTCCGGGTGA
- a CDS encoding response regulator has product MAASPPGLPGAGVRPPTASSGPRTEGQGQRRILVVDDDPAILKVWRRVLGTRTAPSSLDHLEKKLFGATPPAAPADAGFAIDTASQGMEGYQKVISALEEDRPYTFALVDMRMPPGWDGLETILHMLEKDPRLEVAICSAFSDISRDEVAQRVGRSDLLWIRKPFELEAARDLARKLSEQGVHRRQTR; this is encoded by the coding sequence ATGGCCGCTTCCCCTCCCGGGCTTCCGGGCGCGGGGGTGCGTCCGCCGACCGCGTCGAGCGGGCCCAGGACCGAGGGGCAGGGCCAGCGGCGCATCCTGGTGGTCGACGATGACCCGGCCATCCTCAAGGTCTGGCGCCGGGTGCTGGGGACCCGCACCGCCCCCTCGTCGTTGGATCACCTGGAGAAGAAGCTCTTCGGGGCCACCCCGCCCGCCGCGCCCGCGGACGCGGGCTTCGCCATCGACACCGCCTCGCAGGGCATGGAGGGCTACCAGAAGGTCATCAGCGCCCTGGAGGAGGACCGGCCCTACACGTTCGCCCTCGTCGACATGCGCATGCCGCCCGGCTGGGACGGGCTGGAGACCATCCTGCACATGCTGGAGAAGGACCCCCGGCTGGAGGTGGCCATCTGCAGTGCCTTCTCCGACATCTCCCGGGATGAAGTCGCCCAGCGCGTGGGCCGCTCGGATCTGCTGTGGATCCGCAAACCCTTCGAGCTCGAGGCCGCGCGCGACCTCGCCCGGAAGTTGAGCGAGCAGGGCGTACACCGGCGCCAGACGCGCTGA